One Polaribacter reichenbachii genomic window, TTCCAAGTGGTCGTTTCATCAAACAACATTTGACCATCGTGCATATATAAAACCGCATATTTTTTTTCTGATGAATAGCCTTCTGGCAACCAAACATCAACTGGCCTTGGAGTTATGTATTTTGTAGGGAAAGAATCTACTCTAATCAATTTTCCAGCAAATAGATTTACGGAATCTAAATCCTTTGCTACTATTTTTGTTTTTTGTACTTCTGCTTTTGCGACTTCTTGTTTGGCTTGTTTGCAAGAAAAAAGCAATACAATTGAAAATAATATTGATAGATATTTCATATTTATTAATTTTTAAAACTGTTCTCGATACAATTTCGAATAAAAATCGAAATCACTCGAACTGACAATACTGAAAATTTAATTAAAATTTTGTCGTTAAAATTACGCTTCCTTTTTCTGATAACTGAATAGCGTCATTCCATAAAAATTCTTCGCCAGTAACAATGTTTTTCAATTTTTTGCCATCTAAACCAACTTCTTTATAGCGTTTTAAATCAATGATAATTGGTTTCTCGTTTTTGTTGATGATATGCACAACTGTTTCATCATTTTTAATTCTGAATAAGAAATAGGTATTCATAAATGGCGCAAAATGAATCGTTTTTCCATCTTGAATCGCATCACTGTTTTTACGATAATTTAAAACTTTACTAACAAAGTCTTGCATTGATTTTTGATCATCAGTTAAACCTAAACCTGTAAAAGCATTTATTTTATCACCTTTAAATCCGCCAGGAAAATCGGTTCTAATTAAACCATGATCTCCAGGATTTGCAGTATCATCCATTAAAATTTCTGTACCGTAATAAATTTGCGGAATTCTAGGTAACATTAGCATATAACTTAAAGCCATTTTAGCATTTACAACATCTTCTTTTACCTCTGTAAACAATCTACTTTTGTCGTGATTGTCTAAAAATATCATAATGTCTTTTGGAGTAGCATAATAAAAATCATTCGCCAAACCTTCGTATAATTTCACCAAACCTTTGTCCCAAGATTCTTCTTCATTAATTCCCTCAATTATGGCTTTTTGCATAGGGAAATCCATTGTAGATTTTAAGTTAGATTCGTAACCATCCTTATTATCTGCGCCAGTTTGCCAATAACCAACTAACAAAGGATTGTAACTCCATTCTTCTCCAACAATTGAAAAATTCGGATATTCTTCCATAATAGCACCTGCCCAATTTGCCATAAAATCTTTATCAGGGTAAGGATATGTGTCTTGTCTAATTCCGCCTAAACCTAAGGTTTCTATCCACCAAATTGAATTCTGAATTATGTAATTCGCCATAAACGGATTTCTTTGATTTAAATCTGGCATTGTAGCTACAAACCAACCTTCATTATTTCCTTTTCTATCGCTTTCTGATGCGTATAAATCTTGATTTGTGGTTCTTCTATGATTCGAATTGATGTTGGTTTTATAATTCCAATTCTCAATATTATCTTCGTAATTTTTTTGATGATTTACCCAATCTTCGAAAGGTAAATCTTTCATCCACCAGTGTTCTAAACCACAATGATTCGCAACCTGATCCATAATTAATTTCATTCCTTTTTCTCTTAATTTATCAGCTAAATTTTTATAATCAGATAAATTTCCAAAACGAGGATCTACGCTATAATAATCTGTAATTGCATAACCATGATAAGAACCTTGGTACATATTATTTTCTAAAACAGGAGTTGGCCAAACTGTTGTAAAACCTAAATCTGCTATGTAATCTATACCGTTGATAATTCCTTGTAAATCTCCTCCATGACGTTTGTAACCATCAGTTCTATCGATGGTAGTTTCTTTTAAGTTTTTGTTGATGTCATTACTTTCATCAGCATTTGTAA contains:
- a CDS encoding glycoside hydrolase family 13 protein; the encoded protein is MKHFRNIFLVLSVIVFISCNNTETKKDVSEVSVSNTFLERVEPLHWWVNMKNTSLQLLVKEENIGQSEPSISYPGVTIKKVNKAKSNNYLFLDLDIDATTKSGKFDITFIFDDQTTKTHTYELKQRQKTADEYVGFNSTDAIYLITPDRFTNADESNDINKNLKETTIDRTDGYKRHGGDLQGIINGIDYIADLGFTTVWPTPVLENNMYQGSYHGYAITDYYSVDPRFGNLSDYKNLADKLREKGMKLIMDQVANHCGLEHWWMKDLPFEDWVNHQKNYEDNIENWNYKTNINSNHRRTTNQDLYASESDRKGNNEGWFVATMPDLNQRNPFMANYIIQNSIWWIETLGLGGIRQDTYPYPDKDFMANWAGAIMEEYPNFSIVGEEWSYNPLLVGYWQTGADNKDGYESNLKSTMDFPMQKAIIEGINEEESWDKGLVKLYEGLANDFYYATPKDIMIFLDNHDKSRLFTEVKEDVVNAKMALSYMLMLPRIPQIYYGTEILMDDTANPGDHGLIRTDFPGGFKGDKINAFTGLGLTDDQKSMQDFVSKVLNYRKNSDAIQDGKTIHFAPFMNTYFLFRIKNDETVVHIINKNEKPIIIDLKRYKEVGLDGKKLKNIVTGEEFLWNDAIQLSEKGSVILTTKF